CTACGTACCGAGCTCGGGCGTCTTGGCTGCACGGTACAGATCGTCGACGACGGAAACGCTGGCCTGCAAATGGCGGCCAGCGATCGTCCCGACCTCATTTTGCTGTCCATCGAGTTGCCGCGGATGAATGGATTTTCCGTATGCAACAAGCTGAAAAAGGACCCGCAGCTCAAGGACGTGCCGCTCATCATCATGTCGAGCGAGTCGAGCGAGGAGACGTTCGAGCAGCATCGGCGGCTGAAAACACGCGCTGAAGACTACGTGCGCAAGCCCATCGCCCTGGGTGAGCTCGTCGGCCACATTCGCCAACTCGTGCCCATTTCGGCCGAGATTGAACCGGAAGCCATTCTCATCGACGACGCGGTCGTCTTCGATGACGAGGTCGAGGACTTGGCGGCCGAGCCCGAAGTTGCGCCGGCGCAAGAGCCGCGCAAGGCCAATGAGCCCGACCACGAAATCGATGATTTTCTCGGCGGCGCGTTCGATCGGTTGTTGGGGGACGAGGAGCCGAAGCCCAAAGCGCCAGCGCCGCAGCCTCAGAGTCTGGCGCTCGATCCGCCGACGATCCCTGCGCCGCCGCCTCCTGCTCCGCCGCCTGCGCCCGTCGTGTTGGCTCCTTTGCCGCCGCCCCCGCCGCCTCCGCCAGCGCGTGCGAGCGGCCCAGGATCGATTGCACCTGCGCGTATGCCATCGGTGCCGCCGCCTCCTCGTTCGGTTGCGACGAAGGGCCCCGTCACGACGCGATCGGCGCCGCCTGCAGCGCAGTCGTCGAGCGACGTTTCGGCGCCTTCGCCCTCATCGAAAAAACCTTCCGCTTTGGCGGCCGATGCATCGATCGTCGAGCAGCTACGCATCGATCTGGCACGCAGCGCCGAAGAGCTCGTTCGCAGTCGTGACGAGATTTCGCGTCTCACGCTAGCGCTGGATGCTTCGCGTGCGAGCGTGCAGCTCTTGGAAGCGCAAGAGGCGGCTCCGCGAGAAGAAGCGGACGAAGTCGTTCGGCTCAGGCGCGAAGTCGAAGAGCTCAAAGCAAAGCTTGCCGTTGCAGGCACTGGAGCTGCGGCTGCGGGAGCGTCGCGAGGTGGGTCGAGTCGAGAGCTTCTCGACCTGCGCGAAGCGCTCAACAAGAAGGACAAAGAAATCTTGGCCTTGCGTGATCAGCTCACGAGCAAGGACAAGGAGCTTCTCGAGCTGCGTGATTCGACCTTGGCGCTCGAGCGAGACAAGGCGGACTTGTCCGATCGGGTGAGTGACGTCGAGCGAACGGCCGAGGAGCTTGCGGGAAAGGTCGACAGGTACAGGGAAGAGCGTGACTACCTGAGTGTGCGGGCGGAGAACTTCGAAGGTTTGTCGCGGAAGCTCGAGACGAAGCTCGCCTCTCAAGCGGCCGACGCTGCTGCGCGCGTGGCGAAGCTCGAAGCCGACGCTGCGGCGCGTGTTGCGGCGCTCGAAGCGGATGCGGCTGCAGCGGCCGCAGCGCGTGACGAAGCGGTAGCGGCGGAGCGCAAGGCAAAGGACGAGGCGCTGGCATCGCTTGATCAAGCGCGACAGGGCGCAGCCGATGCCGAAGCGCGGATTGCATCCGAAGCAGCTCGTTACGAAGCCGAACGAGAACGTTTGATTTCGGAGCATTCAGCGCAGATCGCGTCGCTCGACGAAAAGCATGCGGCTGGGATTCGTGAGCTCGTCGAGAAGCACGCGACCGAAATTCGTGCGCTGCAGGAAGCGCATGCCGAACAGGTCGATGCGGCGCACGAAACGGAAATTGCGGGGTTGCGCCAGGAGCACGCGACCGAAGTCGAGCAGCTCACGGCGAAGCATGCGGCGGAGGTCGAAGCGGTTCGTGCGGACAAACAGCAGGCCATCGATGCGCTTTCGGCGCAGCACGCTGCGAAGGTCGAAGCGCTGACGCTCGAGGCGGACGAACGACTGGCGGCGCGCAACCGTGAATTTGCCGATGAATGGGTTCGCGGTGCAGCAGAGCTCGAGGCGCTGCATGCACAGGCGGTCAAACAAGCCGAGCACGATGCAGCGGAGAAGGTTCGTTCCGAGCTTGTGGAGCACTACGAAAACAAGCTCCGCATGATCGAGGGCAAACATGCCACGGACATCGAGACGCTTCGCAACGAGCGTGATCGAGCTCTTGCAGACCTCGACGCTGCGTCGCGTTCTGCGGTGCAGGAACTGGATCGGCACGTGATCGCGCTTGGTGCAGACCTCCAGGACACGCGCATCAAGCTTGAAGAAACCGAAGAGCAACGTGCAGCGCTCGACGCTGAAGTCGTGCGGCT
The nucleotide sequence above comes from Polyangiaceae bacterium. Encoded proteins:
- a CDS encoding response regulator; this encodes MTKVLVFESEPAFAWELRTELGRLGCTVQIVDDGNAGLQMAASDRPDLILLSIELPRMNGFSVCNKLKKDPQLKDVPLIIMSSESSEETFEQHRRLKTRAEDYVRKPIALGELVGHIRQLVPISAEIEPEAILIDDAVVFDDEVEDLAAEPEVAPAQEPRKANEPDHEIDDFLGGAFDRLLGDEEPKPKAPAPQPQSLALDPPTIPAPPPPAPPPAPVVLAPLPPPPPPPPARASGPGSIAPARMPSVPPPPRSVATKGPVTTRSAPPAAQSSSDVSAPSPSSKKPSALAADASIVEQLRIDLARSAEELVRSRDEISRLTLALDASRASVQLLEAQEAAPREEADEVVRLRREVEELKAKLAVAGTGAAAAGASRGGSSRELLDLREALNKKDKEILALRDQLTSKDKELLELRDSTLALERDKADLSDRVSDVERTAEELAGKVDRYREERDYLSVRAENFEGLSRKLETKLASQAADAAARVAKLEADAAARVAALEADAAAAAAARDEAVAAERKAKDEALASLDQARQGAADAEARIASEAARYEAERERLISEHSAQIASLDEKHAAGIRELVEKHATEIRALQEAHAEQVDAAHETEIAGLRQEHATEVEQLTAKHAAEVEAVRADKQQAIDALSAQHAAKVEALTLEADERLAARNREFADEWVRGAAELEALHAQAVKQAEHDAAEKVRSELVEHYENKLRMIEGKHATDIETLRNERDRALADLDAASRSAVQELDRHVIALGADLQDTRIKLEETEEQRAALDAEVVRLKGELEAQRANVERLEAELQGSKAEASTLGAEKDRFVAEAVATASRIARMRARWEQDRLALEHTREALTQAAARLQEIESTPMDAD